The DNA sequence GCCCGCCCGACGGTGCGGCCGGTCGCGGTGCTCTTCATCGACCTCGACCACTTCAAGCAGATCAACGACACCTATGGCCACGCCCAGGGGGACCGGCTGCTGTGCGGCGTGGCCGAGCGCCTGACCACCGGTCTGGGCACGCACGGCACGGCCTGTCGCCTCTCCGGTGACGAGTTCATGGCCATCCTGCCGGGCACCGTGACCGCGGAACACGCCCTGCAGCAGGCCCGGCACCTGCGCGACACCATGGCCCGGACCTTCGACCTGGATGGCGTGCAGATCCGCGCCGGCTGCTCGGTCGGCGTGGCCCTGGCCCCGACCCACGGACAGGACGCCGAGTCGCTGATGCGCCACGCCGACATGGCGCTGTACGAAGCCAAACGGGCCGGCGAAGGCCATGTCCGGCTGTTCGACGCCCCGATGAACCTGCGCTTCGTGGAGCGGGCGCGGCTGCGGCAAGCGCTGCCCGAGGCGCTCGCACGGGGCGAGTTCTCGCTCGTCTACCAGCCGCAGCAGACCTTGGGACGCGGGCACACCCTCGGATGCGAAGCCCTGCTGCGCTGGCAGCACCCCGATCTGGGCCTGACTGCGCCCGAGGTCTTCATCCCGGTGGCCGAAGACTGCGGTCTGATCGTGCCGATCGGGGCGTGGGTACTGGAGCAGGCATGCCGGCAAGCGACCCGCTGGCCGGACGGGCAGTCGGTGGCGGTGAACGTCTCGGCGGTGCAACTGCACTCGGGTCTGCTGGTGCAGCAGGTGCAGCACGCGCTGGAGGCCTCCGGCCTGGCGCCCGGACGGCTGGAGCTGGAACTGACGGAATCCGCCCTGATCGACGGCGAAGAGAAGGTGCGACCGACACTGGAGCGGCTGCGCGCACTGGGCGTGCGGCTGGCGATCGACGACTTCGGCACCGGCTATTCCAGCCTGTCCTACCTGCAGCGCCTGCCCATCGACCGCCTCAAGATCGACCGGTCCTTCGTCATGGCGCTGACCACCCCCGAGGCCGCGGACCGCTCGCTGGCCGCCGCGGTGGTCCGCATCGCCCGCACGCTGGAGATGGACACGGTGGCCGAGGGCGTGGAGTCACTGGACCTGCTGCCGCAGCTCCGGGCCCTGGGCTGCGACATGGTCCAGGGGTACGCGATCGCGCGCCCGATGCCGGCAGACGCGCTGCTGGACTGGCTGAGGCAAGCCCGGGGCGCGTGACCTCCGCGCGCGTGGCCGGGTTCAGACCGGCTGGCCAGCGCGCCCGGCCAGCCAGGCCGGCGCGTCCTGCAGGCACACCGGCCGCAGGAAACGCGCCATCGCCGCGTCGCCGACGGAGGTGCTCTCCGGCCGGGTGCTGCTGGGCCACGGGCCGCCGTGCTGCTGCGCGGCGGTGACGGCCACGCCCGTCGGCACGCCGGCGAACAGCACCCGCCCGGCGATCGCCATGGCGCCGCGCACCAGCGCGCGGGTCTGGTCGGTGTCGGCGTCCAGCCCCCAGAGCGTCACGGTCAGCGTACCGCCGACGGCCTGCAGCACCTGCAGCGCCTGCGCCAGGCTGGCCGCACGCACGACCAGGCTGCTCGGACCGAACACCTCTTCCCGCAGCGCCGCGCGGGCGATGAACTCGTGCGCCAGCACCTGGGCCAGCACCGGACGCGGCGGCTGACCCGCTGCAGCGGTTTCCTGCACCAGCATCTCGGCCCCCGCCTGCGCCCAGTGCGCGACACCGGCCTCGAAGGCGCCACGCATCGCGGTGGTCAGCATGGCATGCGGCTGCTGCGGGCGCAGTGCCTCGGCCAGCTGCGCGACGAAGCCGTCGTTGACCGCCTTCACGTCGAGCCCCGGCTGCACCTCGTCGATCAGCACGATGACGCCAGGGTTGGTGCAGAACTGGCCGCAGCCGAGCGTGATCGAACCCGCCAGCGTCGCGGCCAGCGCAGCGCCCTCCGTGGCGAGCCTGGCCGGCAGCGCCACGACCGGGTTGACCGAGCCGAGTTCGCCAAAGAACGGCACCGGCCGCGGACGCGCCGCCGCTTCGGCCGCCAGCGCCGCGCCGCCCTGGGTCGAGCCGGTGAAGGCCCCGGCTGCGATCGCCGGATGGCGGATGAGCCGCACGCCAATGTCACGCCCGCCACCCTGCACCAGCCCGATCAGGCCTTCCGGCAGGCCCTGCGCCGCCAGCACGCCCTGGATCAGCCCGAACACGCGGTTCGAGAGCTGCAGGTGGCCCGTGTGCGCCTTGACGACCACCGGGCAGCCCGCGGCGAGCGCCGAGGCCGTGTCCCCCCCCAGCACCGAGAACGCGAACGGGAAGTTGCTCGCCGAGAACATCGCCACCGGGCCGAGCGGCACCGACCAGCGCTGCATCGCCGGGTGGCCGGCAGGCGGTGCGCCGGCCACGGCCGGGTCGTCGGTGAAGGCGAACGGCGCGCCACGCTCGGCCAGATCGGCGAAGCGGCGCAGCTGGAAAGCGGTGCGGTCGAGTTCGCCGTTCAGGCGCACCGGGCCCAGCGCGGTCTCGCGGTCGGCCAGCGCGACGAGGTCGGCGCGGTCGCCTTCGAGCGCCGCAGCGAGTGCGCGCAGCAGCGCGCCGCGTTGCGCACCGGTCGACCCCTGCCACAGCGGGAACGCGGCGGCGGCCGCGTCACAGGTGGCATCCACAGCGGCCGGCGCGGTCGCGGGCAACTCGGCCAGCACGGCGCCCGTGCGGGCATCGAAAGAGGGAAGCATCGTCGTCATGGCAGGCTTTCGGAAGGTTTGCAGAGGTCGTCTGACAAGGTGGGCCGGTGCTCAGCGCACCATGCAGGGCCGCTTCGGATCGAAGGTCCAGCCCGGAATCATGAACTGCATCGCCATCGCATCGTCGCGGGCGCAGAGACCGTGCTGCAGGTAGAGCTGGTGGGCCTTCTCCACCTCGACCATGTCCAGCTCGACCCCCAGCCCCGGCTTCGCAGGCACCTGCACGTGGCCACCGACAATCTGCAGCGGCTCCTGCGTCAGGCGCTGGCCATCCTGCCAGATCCAGTGGGTGTCGATGGCGGTGACCTTGCCGGGTGCCGCAGCGCCAACGTGCGTGAACATCGCCAGCGACACGTCGAAGTGGTTGTTCGAATGCGAGCCCCAGGTCAGGCCCCAGTCGCGGCAGGTCTGCGCCACGCGCACCGAGCCGGCCATGGTCCAGAAGTGCGGGTCGGCGAGCGGGATGTCCACGCTCTGCAGCGCCAGCGCGTGGCTCAACTGGCGCCAGTCGGTGGCGACCATGTTGGTGGCGGTGGGCAGGCCGGTGGCGCGGCGGAACTCGGCCATCACCTCGCGGCCGGAGAAACCACCCTCGGCGCCACACGGGTCTTCGGCATAGGCGACGACGCCGCGCATCCGGTGGCCGAGGCGGATCGCGTCCTTCAGCAGCCAGCCGCCGTTGGGGTCGAGCGTCACGCGGGCCTGCGGGAAGCGCTCGTGGAGGGCGGTCACGGCGTCCACCTCGGCGTCTCCAGCGAGCACGCCGCCCTTGAGCTTGAAGTCGTTGAAGCCGTACTTGTCGCGGGTCGCCTCGGCCAGCCGCACGATGGCGTCCGGCGTCATCGCCTCCTCGTGGCGCAGGCGGAACCAGTCGTTCGCGGCGTCCGGCTCGCTGGCGTAGGGCAGACCGGTCTTCGTGCGGTCCCCGACGAAGAACAGGTAGCCGAGCATCTCGACCGCATCGCGCTGGCGGCCTTCGCCGAGCAGGTCGCACACCGGCAGGCCGAGGTGCTGGCCGAGCAGGTCAAGCAGGGCCGACTCGATCGCGGTGACAGCGTGGATGGTCGTGCGCAGGTCGAAGGTCTGCAGGCCGCGCCCGCCCGCATCGCGGTCGGCGAAGGCCTGCTGGACCTGCTGCAGCACCCGCAGGTGGTTGCCGACCGTCTGGCCGACGACCAGCGGGCCGGCGTCTTCCAGGGTCTGGCGGATCTTCTCGCCACCCGGCACCTCGCCGACGCCGGTGCGGCCCGAGGCATCGGTGAGGACGAGCAGGTTGCGGGTGAAGAACGGGGCGTGGGCGCCGCTCAGGTTCAGCAGCATGCCGTCGCGGCCGGCGACGGGGATGACGCGCAGCGCCGTGATGCGCGGCAGCGCGGACAGGCCGGGAGCAGGTGCAATGGTCGGGGTCATGGTCATGGCTGGCGGGTGCATCAGTCTGCCGTGATCTTGCGCGTCTCGATCAGCTGCTTCCAGCGGGCGTTCTCGCGCTGCTGGAAGGCGGCGAACTGTTCGGGCGTGCTGGCCACGATCTCGAAGCCCAGCGCCGTGAACTGCTGGTGCAGCTTGGGATCGTTCAGGGCCGCCACCAGCGCCTCGTGCATCTTCGCGCGCACGTCCGCCGGCAGCCCCTTGGGCGCGACCACGCCTTGCCACGACTGCACGTCCGCGCCCTTCACACCGGATTCGCCCAGCGTCGGCACGCCGGGCAGCAGCGGCGAGCGCTTCTCGCTCGTGATCGCCAGCACCTTGAGCTTGCCGGTGTTGATGTGCTGGAGCACCGAGTTGATGTTCATGAAGCCGGCGTCCACCTGCCCGCCGAGCAGGTCCGAGATGGCCGGACCGCCACCCTTGTACGGGATGTGCGTGCCGGAGGTGCCCGTCTGCAGCCAGAACAGCTCGGCCGTCAGGTGGTCGGAGGAGCCGTTGCCCGAGGAGGCGAAGCTCATCTTGTCCGGATTGGCCTTCCCGAAGGCGATCACGTCAGCCACCGACTTGTGCGGCGACGACGGCGGCACGACCAGCACGTTCGGCGCCTGCACCGCCACCGTCAGGTAGTCGAAGTCCTTGCCGGCGTCGTAGGGCACGGCCTTGAGCAGGTGCGGCGTGATGACCAGCGGGCCCAGCGAGGTGACCAGGAAGGTGTGGCCATCGGGTGCTGCACGCTTGACCTGGGCGGCACCGATCGTGCCGGTGGCGCCGGCACGGTTGTCGACCAGGAAGGTCTGGCCGAAGCGCTCCTGCAGCTTCGGGCCCAGGGCGCGCGCCACGGCATCGGACGACCCGCCCGGCGGGAACGGCACCACCAGCGTGACAGGCTTGGTCGGCCAGGTCTGGGCCTGGGCACCCGAGAGGGCAGCGAAGCCGAGGAGCACGGCGGCGAACAGTTTGTTCATGGGATGTTTCCGGATTCGGTGCAGTGGAGGAGGGGCGGCGCGGCTTATTGCGGGCCGAGCTTCGCAATCAGCTGACCCAGGTGGTCCACTTCTGCCGGCAGCAAGTCCGACAGCGGCGGACGCACCGGCCCGGCACTGTGGCCGACCAGCGTGGCGCCGGCCTTCACGATGGACACGGCGTAGCCCTCGCCCTTGTTGCGCAGCGCGATGTAGGGCAGGAAGAAGTCGCGGATCAGGCGGTCGCAGGTGGCGGTGTCGCCCGCGGCGTGGGCGTTGTAGAAGTCCATCGCGGTCTTCGGAATGAAGTTGAAGACCGCCGACGAGTACACCGGGCAGCCCATCGCCTTGTAGGCCCCGGCGAAGACTTCCGCCGTCGGCAGGCCGCCGAGGTAGGCAAAGCGCTCGCCCAGGGTCTGGCGGATGGCGACGAATTTCTCGATGTCGCCGAAGCCGTCCTTGAAGCCGATCAGGTTCGGGCAGGTCTCGGCCAGCACCAGCAGCGACTGCGGCGTCAGGCGGCAGGCGCCGCGGTTGTAGACCACGACGCCGAACTGCACGCTGCGGCACACGGCCTGGACGTGGGCGACCAGGCCGTCCTGGCTGGCTTCGGTCAGGTAGTGCGGCAGCAGCAGCACGCCCTGTGCGCCCAGGCGCTCGGCTTCCTGTGCGTACTGGATGGCGACGCGGGTCGCGCCACCGGCGCCGGCCAGGATGGGCGTGCGGTTGCGGCAGGTGTCGAGCGCAACACGGATCACGTCGCTGTACTCGCCCGGCTCCAGCGAGAAGAACTCGCCGGTGCCGCCCGCAGCGAACAGCGCCGAGGCGCCGTAGGGCTGCAGCCACTCCAGACGCTCGGCGTAGCCCTTGGGATCGAAGTTCAGTTCGGCATCGAAGTCGGTCAGCGGGAAGGACAACAGGCCGGCTTCGAGGACAGTCTTGAGTTCTTGCGGGGACATGGTGGGGCTCCGGTCGGGGGAATGTCTGGGGATGGAGAACGATGCAGAGATCGTTGATGCCAGTCATCGTACAACTTAGACCATGCCCTGAGAAGTCCTCTGCCCCAAGAATCTGCTCCGGGTTATCCCTCTTGGTGCAGGCAAGTGCCGAGCGGGTTGCAAGTCATCGTACAACACGGGAGAATGGCACCATGACCAGCCTGACACCGCCCGCCCCGCCGACCCGCCCGCCCCTGACGGTGCGCATGCATCCCGATGACCACGTGGCCATCGTCGCCAACGACGGCGGCCTGCCGGCGGGGACCGTGCTGCCGGATGGCGACCCGGGCGCCGGGCGGGTGCTGCGCGACAAGGTGCCGCAGGGGCACAAGGTGGCGCTGGTCGACATCGCGCAGGGCGGCGTGGTGCGGCGCTACAACGTGCCGATCGGCTATGCGCTGAAGGACATTCCGGCGGGTTCCTGGGTGCACGAGCGGCTGCTGCAGATGCCGGCCGCGCGCGAACTGGAAGGCCTGCCGATGGCCACCGTGCCGGCGCCCGTGCACGCGCCACTGCCCGGCCACACCTTCGAGGGCTACCGCAACGCCGACGGCTCGGTCGGCACGCGCAACATCCTGGCGATCACGACCACGGTGCAGTGCGTGGCCGGCGTCGTCGCGCAGGCGGTGGCGCGCATCAAGGCCGAGCTGCTGCCGCTGTACCCGCAGGTGGACGACGTGATCGGGCTGGAGCACACCTACGGCTGCGGCGTGGCGATCGACGCGCCGGACGCGGTGATCCCGATCCGCACGCTGAAGAACCTCTCGCTGAACCCGAACTTCGGCGGCGAGGTGATGGTGGTGAGCCTGGGCTGCGAGAAGCTGCAGCCGGACCGCCTGCTGCCGCCCGGCTCGTTCCCGATCACCGACGAGCGCGACGCCAGCCTCGGCCCGGAAACGGTCTGCCTGCAGGACGACCACCACGTCGGTTTCCTGTCGATGCTCGACGACATCGTGAACAGCGCGAAGCCCCACCTCGCCCGCCTGAACGCCCGGCGCCGCGAGACGATCCCGGCGAGCGAGCTGGTGGTGGGCGTGCAGTGCGGCGGCTCGGATGCGTTCTCGGGCGTGACGGCGAACCCGGCGGTAGGCTACTGCGCCGACCTGCTGGTGCGCGCCGGGGCGACGGTGATGTTCAGCGAGAACACCGAGGTGCGCGACGGCGTCGACCAGCTCACGTCACGCGCCGCCACGTCCGAAATCGCCGAGGCCATCGTGCGCGAACTTGGCTGGTACGACCGCTATCTGGACCGCGGGCGCGTCGATCGCTCGGCCAACACGACGCCGGGCAACAAGGCGGGCGGCCTGTCCAACATCACCGAGAAGGCGATGGGCTCGATCATCAAGAGCGGCTCGTCGGCGATCTCGCATGTGCTGTCGCCGGGCGAGAAGCTGCGGCGCGACCAGCGCGGGCTGGTGTATGCAGCGACGCCGGCCAGCGACTTCATCTGCGGCACGCTGCAGCTCGCGGCCGGCATGAATCTGCACGTCTTCACCACCGGGCGCGGCACGCCTTACGGGCTGGCCGAGTGCCCGGTCATCAAGGTCGCGACCCGCAGCGATCTGGCGCGGCGCTGGCACGACCTGATGGACGTGAACGCCGGCCGCATCGCCGATGGCGAGCAGACGATCGAGGAAGCAGGGTGGGCGCTGTTCCGGCTGATGCTCGACGTCGCCAGCGGGAAGAAGACGTGGGCGGAGCACTGGAAGCTGCACAACGCGCTGGTGTTGTTCAATCCGGCGCCGGTGACCTGAAGGGCGGCCGAGCACGGCGGGCTCAGGGCGCCTCGACCGGCACCTGCAGCCCGAGCTTCATCGCATCGATGACCACATGCGTGTTGATGCGCCGGATCATCGGAATCTCCGCCATCAGCCGCGCACACAGCGCGTCGTAGGCCGCCATGTCGCGCGCCATCACGATGGCGATCAGGTCGACCTGGCCGGTGACGTAGTAGACCTGCTGGATCGCCTCCTCGCGGTCGGCCCAGGCGCGGAAGGCGGCCAGCGCGGGGTAGTTGTCGCGCTCGATCTCCAGCCCCGCGACCAGCGTCAGGCTGCGCCCCGCCGCCGCCCGGTCCAGCACGGCAATCTCCGCACGGATCACGCCCTGCGCCCGCAGCCGCTTCAACCGGCGCTGCACGGCGGACGCCGACAGGCCGATCTGGCTGGCGATCGCCTCGGCCTTGCGCTGGCAGTCGCGCTGCACCAGCGTGAGGATCTGACGGTCGAAGGCGTCCAGCGGATCGGGAGCAGTGGGCGTGGCGGGCATGCGCGGAAGTCTAGCGGCGCGTCCAGGGGGTGTCTCATGCGGTTTTCGCGCACGCCAACGCCCCAGCTTGCGGCCGAACCGCGGGCGGCTTCACCAGAATGCCCCGGATGCCCACGTCCGAACCCCGCCAGCCGCCGCCCCACTGGTCGCCGTCCACGCAAGCGCTGCACGCCGGCCTGCAGACCGACCCCGTCACCGGCGCCATCGCCCCCGGCCTGACGATGTCGGTCAACCACCGCTTCGTGCCCGGCGAGGCGCCCTTCTCCGCCGACGGCGTGGACGACCTGGCGCAACTGCCCTACCTGTACGCGCGCTGGGGCAACCCGACGGTGCGCCAGCTGGAGCTGCGGCTGGCCGCGCTCGAAGGCGCCGAGGACGCGCTGGCCACCGCCACCGGCGTGGCGGCGATCGCGGCGATGTTCTTCACGCTGCTCAAGGCCGGCGACCACCTGATCGTGAGCGACGTCTGCTACGCCGGGGCGAGCGAGCTGGCGCGCAAGGTGCTGCCCGACTACGGCATCGCGGTCAGCGCGGTGAACCTGTCCGATCTCTCCGCCGTGGCCGCCGCGCTGCGCCCGAACACGCGGCTCATCCACGCCGAGACGCCCTGCAACCCGCTGCTGCGCCTGACCGACCTGTCGGCGGTCGCGGTGCTCGCCCACGCCCACGGCGCGCTGCTGTCGGTCGACTCCACGCTGGCCACGCCCATCGTCACCCGCCCACTCGACTTCGGCGCCGACCTCGTCGTGCATTCGCTGACCAAGTTCATGAACGGCCACGGTGATGCGCTCGGCGGCTGCGTGGTCGGGCGGCGCAGCTTGATCGCCCGGCTACGCGCCCGCGCCGGGGTCTACCTCGGCGCGGCGCTGTCGGCGCACAACGCCTGGCTGATCCAGCGCGGCCTGGACACGCTCGGCGTGCGCCTGCTCACCGCGAGCCAGAGTGCCGAAGCGGTGGCGCAGTTCCTGAGCACGCACCCTGCCGTGCGCGCCGTGACCTACCCCGGCCTGCCGAGCCACCCGCAGCACGCGCTGGCGCTACGGCAGATGTCGGTGCCCGGCGCCGTGCTCACCTTCCAGGTGAACGATGCGCCCGCCATGGCCACGCAGCTCGCCCAGCGGCTGCAACTCATCCACTACGCCTTCTCGCTCGGCCACCAGCGCAGTCTGGTCGTGCTGCTGCGCACCGACGAGATGATGGCCAGCACCTACGACCTGCACGGCGCGGCGCTGGCCGACTACCGCCGCTATGCCGGCGACGGTGTGTTCCGGCTCAGCATCGGGTTGGAGTCCGCCGCCGACCTGATCGCCGATCTGGACCAGGCACTGGTGGCCTGAGCTTTGCTGTTCCATGACCGGCCTTCTTTCTTTCAACCGACTTTCCACCCCTGACTGCGAACCGCCCATGCGCTCCACCGCCCTGTCCTCCCTGACCCGACGCTTTGTCCTGACGGCCGGTGCCGTCTGCGTGGCCGGCCTGCTCGCTGCCTGCAGCAAGACCGACACCCCCGCTGCGGCAACCGCCGCTTCCGCCCCGCCAGCGCCAGCCGCCGCCAAGGTCTACGTCGTCGGCACCGACGCGGTGTACGCCCCCTTCGAGTCGCAGAACGACAAGGGCGAAATCATCGGCTTCGACATCGACATGCTGCAGGCTGTGGCCGACAAGGCCGGCATCCAGGTGAAGTTCGTCAACACCCCCTGGGAAGGCATGTTCAACACGCTCGGCCAGGGCGACCGCGACATCCTCGTCTCGGCCATCACCATCACCGACGAGCGCAAGCAGTCGATGGACTTCACCGACCCGTACTTCGACGCCCGCCAGCTCATCGCCGTACCGAAGGACTCGAAGGTCACCCGCTTCGACGACCTGAAGCCGCTGCGCGTGGCGGTGCAGACCGGTACCACCGGCGATGAAGCGGTGTCCAAGCTGCTCGGCAAGACCAGCACCAAGCTCAAGCGCTTCGAGTCGACGCCGCTGGCGCTGAAGGAACTGGAGAGCGGCGGCGTCGACGCGGTCGTGGCCGACAACGGCGTGGTGGCGCACTACGTCGCCAACAACACGGCCGCCGGCTTCAAGGCGATCAGCGACGCCAGCTTCGTGCCCGAGCAGTACGGCTTCGTGGTCAAGAAGGGCAACGCCGAGCTGCTGGCCGCGCTCAACAAGGGACTGGCCGCGATCAAGGCCGACGGCACCTACGACCAGATCCAGGCGCGCTACTTCGGCGCCGCGGCGAAGTGATGGCCGGGGTCGACGCGATCGCGGACTGGCTGGCCACCCGGCCGCGGCTGATCCTCGACGGCGCGCTCGCCACCGAGCTGGAGCGGCGCGGCGCGGACCTGAACGACGCGCTGTGGTCGGCGCGGCTGCTGGTCGAGCGGCCGGAGCTGATCCGCGCCGTTCACCTGGACTACTTCCGCGCGGGCGCCGACGTGGCGACCACCGCCAGTTACCAGGCGACGTTCGAGGGCTTCGCGCGCCGCGGCATCGGCCAGGACGAGGCCGCGCGGCTGATGCGGCTGGCCGTGCAGCTCGCGGTCGAAGCGCGGGCGCAGTTCTGGGACGAAGCCGCGGCCGAGCCGGACCACGGCGGGCGGCGCTTTCCGCTGGTCGCCGCGTCGGTCGGGCCGTATGGCGCGATGCTGGCCGATGGCTCGGAGTACCGCGGCCACTACGGACTGGACGAGGCGGCGCTGATGGACTTCCACCGCCCGCGGCTGCAGGTGCTGGCCAGCGCGGGGGCGGATGTGCTCGCGTGCGAGACGCTGCCGTGTCTGGTGGAGGCGCGGGCGCTGGCGCGGCTGCTGGAGGAGCTGCCCGACAGCGGCACGACACGGGCGTGGATCAGCTTCTCGTGCCGCGACGGCCTGCACGACAGCCAGGGCGAGCCGCTGGCCGACGCGGTGCGCGCGCTCGACGGCTTCGAGCGGGTGGCTGCCATCGGCATCAACTGCACGGCGCCGCAGCACATCGCCTCGCTGGTCGCCGTCGCCCGCGCGAACACCGCCAAGCCGATCCTCGTCTACCCGAACGCGGGCGAGCAGTACGACCCGGTCACCAAGACCTGGCTCGTCGGCAGCGCCTGCGGCGGCGCGCATCGAAGCTACGCCGACCAGGCGATGGACTGGGCCGAGGGCGGTGCGCGGCTGATCGGTGGCTGCTGCCGGACGACGCCGGCGGACATCTCGGCGTTGTTCAGGCGCTGGACGGCGTCGGTCTGAGCGGGCGGCGGCGTCACTCTCTGCGGCCAGACACCCGCGCCCAGTCCAGCCCGTAGCGCCCCAGGTACTTGCGCAGCCGATCCGCATCGTT is a window from the Sphaerotilus montanus genome containing:
- a CDS encoding Bug family tripartite tricarboxylate transporter substrate binding protein; translated protein: MNKLFAAVLLGFAALSGAQAQTWPTKPVTLVVPFPPGGSSDAVARALGPKLQERFGQTFLVDNRAGATGTIGAAQVKRAAPDGHTFLVTSLGPLVITPHLLKAVPYDAGKDFDYLTVAVQAPNVLVVPPSSPHKSVADVIAFGKANPDKMSFASSGNGSSDHLTAELFWLQTGTSGTHIPYKGGGPAISDLLGGQVDAGFMNINSVLQHINTGKLKVLAITSEKRSPLLPGVPTLGESGVKGADVQSWQGVVAPKGLPADVRAKMHEALVAALNDPKLHQQFTALGFEIVASTPEQFAAFQQRENARWKQLIETRKITAD
- the garD gene encoding galactarate dehydratase; protein product: MTSLTPPAPPTRPPLTVRMHPDDHVAIVANDGGLPAGTVLPDGDPGAGRVLRDKVPQGHKVALVDIAQGGVVRRYNVPIGYALKDIPAGSWVHERLLQMPAARELEGLPMATVPAPVHAPLPGHTFEGYRNADGSVGTRNILAITTTVQCVAGVVAQAVARIKAELLPLYPQVDDVIGLEHTYGCGVAIDAPDAVIPIRTLKNLSLNPNFGGEVMVVSLGCEKLQPDRLLPPGSFPITDERDASLGPETVCLQDDHHVGFLSMLDDIVNSAKPHLARLNARRRETIPASELVVGVQCGGSDAFSGVTANPAVGYCADLLVRAGATVMFSENTEVRDGVDQLTSRAATSEIAEAIVRELGWYDRYLDRGRVDRSANTTPGNKAGGLSNITEKAMGSIIKSGSSAISHVLSPGEKLRRDQRGLVYAATPASDFICGTLQLAAGMNLHVFTTGRGTPYGLAECPVIKVATRSDLARRWHDLMDVNAGRIADGEQTIEEAGWALFRLMLDVASGKKTWAEHWKLHNALVLFNPAPVT
- a CDS encoding basic amino acid ABC transporter substrate-binding protein, whose amino-acid sequence is MRSTALSSLTRRFVLTAGAVCVAGLLAACSKTDTPAAATAASAPPAPAAAKVYVVGTDAVYAPFESQNDKGEIIGFDIDMLQAVADKAGIQVKFVNTPWEGMFNTLGQGDRDILVSAITITDERKQSMDFTDPYFDARQLIAVPKDSKVTRFDDLKPLRVAVQTGTTGDEAVSKLLGKTSTKLKRFESTPLALKELESGGVDAVVADNGVVAHYVANNTAAGFKAISDASFVPEQYGFVVKKGNAELLAALNKGLAAIKADGTYDQIQARYFGAAAK
- the mmuM gene encoding homocysteine S-methyltransferase, translated to MAGVDAIADWLATRPRLILDGALATELERRGADLNDALWSARLLVERPELIRAVHLDYFRAGADVATTASYQATFEGFARRGIGQDEAARLMRLAVQLAVEARAQFWDEAAAEPDHGGRRFPLVAASVGPYGAMLADGSEYRGHYGLDEAALMDFHRPRLQVLASAGADVLACETLPCLVEARALARLLEELPDSGTTRAWISFSCRDGLHDSQGEPLADAVRALDGFERVAAIGINCTAPQHIASLVAVARANTAKPILVYPNAGEQYDPVTKTWLVGSACGGAHRSYADQAMDWAEGGARLIGGCCRTTPADISALFRRWTASV
- the kdgD gene encoding 5-dehydro-4-deoxyglucarate dehydratase: MSPQELKTVLEAGLLSFPLTDFDAELNFDPKGYAERLEWLQPYGASALFAAGGTGEFFSLEPGEYSDVIRVALDTCRNRTPILAGAGGATRVAIQYAQEAERLGAQGVLLLPHYLTEASQDGLVAHVQAVCRSVQFGVVVYNRGACRLTPQSLLVLAETCPNLIGFKDGFGDIEKFVAIRQTLGERFAYLGGLPTAEVFAGAYKAMGCPVYSSAVFNFIPKTAMDFYNAHAAGDTATCDRLIRDFFLPYIALRNKGEGYAVSIVKAGATLVGHSAGPVRPPLSDLLPAEVDHLGQLIAKLGPQ
- a CDS encoding aldehyde dehydrogenase family protein → MTTMLPSFDARTGAVLAELPATAPAAVDATCDAAAAAFPLWQGSTGAQRGALLRALAAALEGDRADLVALADRETALGPVRLNGELDRTAFQLRRFADLAERGAPFAFTDDPAVAGAPPAGHPAMQRWSVPLGPVAMFSASNFPFAFSVLGGDTASALAAGCPVVVKAHTGHLQLSNRVFGLIQGVLAAQGLPEGLIGLVQGGGRDIGVRLIRHPAIAAGAFTGSTQGGAALAAEAAARPRPVPFFGELGSVNPVVALPARLATEGAALAATLAGSITLGCGQFCTNPGVIVLIDEVQPGLDVKAVNDGFVAQLAEALRPQQPHAMLTTAMRGAFEAGVAHWAQAGAEMLVQETAAAGQPPRPVLAQVLAHEFIARAALREEVFGPSSLVVRAASLAQALQVLQAVGGTLTVTLWGLDADTDQTRALVRGAMAIAGRVLFAGVPTGVAVTAAQQHGGPWPSSTRPESTSVGDAAMARFLRPVCLQDAPAWLAGRAGQPV
- the gudD gene encoding glucarate dehydratase, translating into MTPTIAPAPGLSALPRITALRVIPVAGRDGMLLNLSGAHAPFFTRNLLVLTDASGRTGVGEVPGGEKIRQTLEDAGPLVVGQTVGNHLRVLQQVQQAFADRDAGGRGLQTFDLRTTIHAVTAIESALLDLLGQHLGLPVCDLLGEGRQRDAVEMLGYLFFVGDRTKTGLPYASEPDAANDWFRLRHEEAMTPDAIVRLAEATRDKYGFNDFKLKGGVLAGDAEVDAVTALHERFPQARVTLDPNGGWLLKDAIRLGHRMRGVVAYAEDPCGAEGGFSGREVMAEFRRATGLPTATNMVATDWRQLSHALALQSVDIPLADPHFWTMAGSVRVAQTCRDWGLTWGSHSNNHFDVSLAMFTHVGAAAPGKVTAIDTHWIWQDGQRLTQEPLQIVGGHVQVPAKPGLGVELDMVEVEKAHQLYLQHGLCARDDAMAMQFMIPGWTFDPKRPCMVR
- a CDS encoding trans-sulfuration enzyme family protein; translation: MPTSEPRQPPPHWSPSTQALHAGLQTDPVTGAIAPGLTMSVNHRFVPGEAPFSADGVDDLAQLPYLYARWGNPTVRQLELRLAALEGAEDALATATGVAAIAAMFFTLLKAGDHLIVSDVCYAGASELARKVLPDYGIAVSAVNLSDLSAVAAALRPNTRLIHAETPCNPLLRLTDLSAVAVLAHAHGALLSVDSTLATPIVTRPLDFGADLVVHSLTKFMNGHGDALGGCVVGRRSLIARLRARAGVYLGAALSAHNAWLIQRGLDTLGVRLLTASQSAEAVAQFLSTHPAVRAVTYPGLPSHPQHALALRQMSVPGAVLTFQVNDAPAMATQLAQRLQLIHYAFSLGHQRSLVVLLRTDEMMASTYDLHGAALADYRRYAGDGVFRLSIGLESAADLIADLDQALVA
- a CDS encoding Lrp/AsnC family transcriptional regulator → MPATPTAPDPLDAFDRQILTLVQRDCQRKAEAIASQIGLSASAVQRRLKRLRAQGVIRAEIAVLDRAAAGRSLTLVAGLEIERDNYPALAAFRAWADREEAIQQVYYVTGQVDLIAIVMARDMAAYDALCARLMAEIPMIRRINTHVVIDAMKLGLQVPVEAP